The proteins below are encoded in one region of Populus alba chromosome 2, ASM523922v2, whole genome shotgun sequence:
- the LOC118062759 gene encoding probable arabinosyltransferase ARAD2: MSEKAKFFSRSLFFLITISIFLLILSSFSLVQFPGNHFIPRSVFKLILVNSTSFFLKPNAQTELVKFPFLSSTDTNLSMRCGSLSCPNTNVGASRCYRNKTCGRNQALRKLKVFVYDLPPEFHFGLLGWKGHTNQTWPNVDSHSRIPPYPGGLNLQHSVEYWLTLDLLASNTPKVGTAVRVQNSSQADIVFVPFFSSLSYNRHSKLHGKEKVSVNKMLQTKLVQFLMARDEWKRFRGTDHLIVAHHPNSMLHARKKLGSAMFVLADFGRYPVEIANLGKDIIAPYKHVVRTIPSGESALFDRRPILMHFQGAIYRKDGGAIRQELYYLLKDEKDVHFTFGTYRGNGIKKAAQGMASSKFCLNIAGDTPSSNRLFDAIASHCVPVIISDDIELPFEDVLDYSEFCLFVRASDAVKKGYLLDLLRGIEKDQWTKLWERLKEIAPHFEYSYPSQPGDAVDMVWKAVLRKTSSVQFKRHRKNRYARSEGLLKRI; encoded by the exons ATGTCTGAGAAAGCCAAGTTCTTCTCTAgatctcttttctttctaattaccaTCTCTATCTTCCTTTtgatcctttcttctttttcccttgtTCAATTTCCCGGTAATCATTTCATTCCCAGATCAGTTTTCAAGCTAATTCTTGTTAATagcacatcatttttcttgaaaCCCAATGCCCAAACTGAACTTGTTAAATTTCCCTTCCTCTCTTCCACTGATACTAATTTGTCAATGAGATGTGGAAGTTTGTCTTGTCCAAACACCAATGTGGGTGCTTCTAGATGCTACAGAAACAAAACATGCGGTCGAAACCAGGCTCTCCGAAAGCTGAAGGTATTTGTGTATGATTTGCCTCCAGAGTTTCACTTTGGATTATTGGGTTGGAAGGGACATACAAATCAAACTTGGCCAAATGTTGACAGCCACAGTCGTATCCCACCATACCCAGGTGGGTTGAATTTACAGCATAGTGTGGAGTACTGGCTAACCCTTGATCTTCTGGCATCAAACACTCCAAAGGTGGGCACCGCCGTAAGAGTGCAAAATTCTAGTCAGGCAGATATTGTTTTTGTACCGTTTTTCTCTTCTCTAAGCTATAATCGGCATTCTAAACTACATGGAAAGGAGAAAGTCAGTGTTAACAAAATGCTGCAGACTAAATTAGTGCAATTTTTGATGGCTAGGGATGAGTGGAAGCGGTTTCGGGGGACCGATCATTTGATTGTAGCCCATCATCCGAATAGCATGTTACATGCCAGAAAAAAGCTGGGTTCAGCTATGTTCGTGCTTGCAGATTTCGGGAGATACCCTGTTGAAATTGCCAATCTTGGGAAAGATATAATTGCTCCTTACAAGCATGTTGTGAGGACCATTCCGAGTGGTGAATCAGCTCTGTTTGACCGTCGACCAATATTAATGCATTTCCAAGGAGCCATTTATAGAAAGGAC GGAGGAGCTATTCGCCAAGAACTTTACTACCTTCTAAAAGATGAGAAAGATGTGCACTTTACATTTGGAACATATCGAGGgaatggaataaaaaaagcAGCCCAAGGGATGGCTTCATCCAAATTCTGTCTGAATATTGCGGGGGATACCCCTTCCTCCAATCGCCTGTTTGATGCCATTGCAAGTCATTGTGTTCCTGTGATAATAAGTGATGACATTGAGCTACCATTTGAAGATGTCCTAGACTACTCAGAATTTTGTCTATTTGTTCGAGCATCTGATGCTGTTAAGAAAGGGTATTTACTGGATCTTCTTCGTGGAATTGAGAAAGACCAGTGGACCAAGTTGTGGGAACGATTAAAGGAAATTGCTCCCCACTTTGAATATAGCTATCCATCCCAGCCCGGTGATGCTGTGGATATGGTTTGGAAGGCTGTGTTGCGCAAAACATCTTCAGTACAATTTAAACGTCACAGGAAGAACAGATATGCGAGGTCAGAGGGTTTGCTGAAGAGAATTTAA